Proteins from a genomic interval of Benincasa hispida cultivar B227 chromosome 7, ASM972705v1, whole genome shotgun sequence:
- the LOC120080782 gene encoding photosystem II core complex proteins psbY, chloroplastic-like: MAATMATMAILNAKCFTPNKTPLLPSKPTRPISLPSLPFPTKPSLAGTAIAGAIFSTFSSGDAAFAAQQIADLAEGDNRGLALLLPLIPAVAWVLFNILQPALNQINRMRTEKAVIVGLGLGGLLASGLVGTPEAMAAEASSDGRGQLLLIVVAPAIAWVLYNILQPALNQLNRMRSE; this comes from the coding sequence ATGGCGGCAACAATGGCAACCATGGCGATCCTCAACGCCAAATGCTTCACCCCCAACAAAACCCCACTCCTCCCCTCAAAACCCACCAGACCCATCTCCCTTCCCAGTCTCCCATTCCCAACCAAACCTTCCCTCGCCGGTACCGCCATCGCCGGAGCAATCTTCTCTACATTCAGCTCCGGGGACGCTGCCTTCGCTGCCCAACAGATCGCCGATCTAGCGGAGGGCGACAACCGGGGACTGGCTCTTTTGCTGCCGCTCATCCCCGCGGTGGCTTGGGTTCTGTTCAACATTCTTCAGCCGGCGTTGAATCAGATTAACCGGATGCGTACGGAGAAGGCGGTGATTGTAGGGCTGGGTCTTGGTGGGCTGCTGGCGTCGGGGCTGGTGGGGACGCCGGAGGCAATGGCGGCGGAGGCTTCGAGCGATGGGCGGGGACAGTTGCTGTTGATTGTGGTGGCGCCGGCGATTGCGTGGGTTTTGTACAATATTCTACAGCCGGCGTTGAACCAGCTGAATCGGATGAGATCGGAGTGA